Proteins co-encoded in one Arachis hypogaea cultivar Tifrunner chromosome 13, arahy.Tifrunner.gnm2.J5K5, whole genome shotgun sequence genomic window:
- the LOC112737072 gene encoding uncharacterized protein, which yields MTLDKLGGSTRGPIVQSFCIKTIAELVSKQHWSELKTRLISTKPAELLDQLLDAGVDSKLVLRFFQWSQRELKLSYGLETTGKVLHSLVKSKCYSKVRSLLHHFVKNEKHTVSSVFHSFSLYCDRSLATTIIIDMLVVAYVRNLEVHAACEAFRQAREYGFKLSPTSCNPLLNALVKDNEIGDMEHVYKEMIKRRIKPNLITFNILVSGLCKAGKLNKAEDAIEDMKAWGISPNTVTYSILIDGHCKRGSASKMYKAEAILKEMLANNISPNEVTFNTLIDGYFKDENTLAAKKAFQEMQNQGLKPNVVTYNSMINGLSNNGMLDEAIALRDEMVSLGLKPNIVTYNALINGFCKNKRLNEARKLLDDIIKQGLIPSAITFNTLIDAYCKEGSMEEGYSLCNYMADEGILPNVSTYNCLIAGLCRKQDIRAAKELLNEMESKDLKADTVTYNILIGQWCKEEKSRKAEQLLNEMLHVGLKPNHVTYNTLMDGYCMEGNLKAALNVRTRMEKDGKRANVVTYNVLIKGFCRAGKVEDANRLLNEMLEKGLVPNRNTYDIVRLEMMEKGFVPDIEGHLYNISGMS from the exons ATGACATTAGACAAACTTGGTGGATCCACACGAG GTCCAATTGTTCAGTCATTCTGCATAAAAACCATAGCAGAGTTGGTGAGTAAACAGCACTGGTCGGAGCTCAAAACCCGTCTGATATCAACCAAACCTGCGGAACTTCTTGACCAGTTGCTTGATGCCGGGGTCGATTCGAAACTTGTTCTTAGGTTCTTTCAGTGGTCTCAAAGAGAACTCAAGCTTTCGTATGGTCTTGAAACGACTGGCAAAGTCTTGCATTCTCTGGTAAAATCAAAATGTTACTCCAAGGTCAGGTCCCTTTTGCATCACTTTGTGAAGAATGAGAAACATAcagtttcttctgtttttcattcctTTTCGCTGTATTGTGATCGATCATTGGCAACTACTATAATAATTGATATGTTGGTCGTAGCATATGTCAGAAATTTGGAAGTCCACGCTGCCTGTGAGGCATTTAGGCAAGCTCGAGAATATGGATTTAAGTTGTCTCCCACATCATGCAATCCTTTGTTGAATGCTTTGGTGAAAGACAATGAAATCGGGGATATGGAGCATGTGTACAAGGAGATGATAAAGAGAAGGATTAAGCCTAACTTGATCACATTTAACATTTTGGTTAGTGGTCTCTGTAAAGCTGGTAAGTTGAATAAGGCAGAGGATGCTATCGAAGACATGAAGGCCTGGGGAATTTCCCCAAACACAGTTACCTACAGTATTCTTATTGATGGTCATTGCAAGAGAGGCTCTGCCAGTAAAATGTACAAGGCTGAAGCTATTTTGAAGGAAATGCTTGCTAACAACATCAGTCCAAATGAAGTTACATTCAACACTCTTATTGATGGATACTTTAAGGATGAGAATACATTAGCTGCAAAGAAAGCTTTCCAGGAGATGCAGAATCAGGGACTAAAACCTAACGTAGTTACTTATAACTCCATGATAAATGGCCTATCTAATAATGGCATGCTAGACGAGGCTATTGCTCTGCGAGATGAGATGGTGAGCTTGGGTTTGAAGCCAAATATTGTTACTTATAATGCTCTTATCAATGGGTTTTGCAAGAATAAGAGATTGAATGAAGCAAGAAAACTCCTTGATGACATAATTAAGCAAGGGTTGATTCCAAGTGCAATAACATTCAATACGCTGATTGATGCTTACTGCAAGGAAGGATCGATGGAGGAAGGCTATTCACTGTGTAATTATATGGCAGATGAAGGGATTCTTCCAAATGTTTCAACCTATAATTGCTTGATTGCTGGCTTATGCAGAAAACAAGACATAAGAGCTGCCAAGGAGCTTCTTAATGAAATGGAGAGTAAGGACTTGAAAGCTGATACTGTAACATATAACATCTTAATAGGTCAATGGTGCAAAGAAGAAAAATCAAGAAAAGCTGAACAATTACTAAATGAAATGCTTCATGTGGGTTTGAAACCTAATCATGTAACATATAATACTTTGATGGATGGCTATTGCATGGAAGGAAATCTCAAGGCAGCATTGAATGTGAGGACAAGAATGGAGAAAGATGGGAAGAGAGCTAATGTTGTCACGTACAATGTGTTGATTAAAGGATTTTGTAGAGCAGGGAAGGTGGAAGATGCAAATAGATTACTTAATGAGATGTTGGAAAAGGGTTTGGTCCCAAATCGTAATACCTATGATATAGTAAGACTTGAAATGATGGAAAAAGGATTTGTTCCAGACATAGAAGGGCACTTGTATAATATCTCTGGCATGTCTTAA